The region CAACTGGAAATAATTCAGTACACGTATTTTGAAGATGGTAAAATATGCACAAATACTGATGTATGCCACTGTCAGACAGCAAGTTACCTAAAATACAGATTCATTCATTATCAGCTTCGGTTTTATGGAAAAAGACTTGTATTTAAGAACCATTCTTACTTCAACTGTGAAATAGTCGTAGTTTCTTTTGGCCAGGTAAACAAAGTTAGCAAAAATAGACAGGACTGGCTTCGGACAGAAGAATGTACACTCAGACCAAACAACCATAATAGAGACAATTATGAGAAATCCCGACAAAAGCTTCATCACCCACGGTTCAATTCGACATCGCCAATACCATTCTGAAATAAATCCATTCTCAATATTAAAGTATCTATAACGATTAAGCACTAAACAATGATGTAATATAATCAACATACCAATGGTCGGATTGTAGCAGTACCGGTAGAATATTCCTTCATTTCCAGGATTCCGTTTAAACTTTCTATcagcattattttcattagcCACAACGTCTTGTAATCTAAACGCTTGTTCCATCAACATCTCCCACTGGCATTGAGTTCTATGATGATCGCGTATAGCGCGAATCACACGTTTGTGTAGCCTGACCAATGATTTCACAGTTGGCGTTTCAGTTGGGTTATTTCTCTCCTCAGGATCTGACAATCGCTTCAATGCGTATTGTTGAACTGATTCTGGGCACTGTAACGAACACAAAATACAGTGTAAAATGGACATAAAAACAATGGTTTATTCAGACTACATAGTTTCACTGGTCGTGTTCAGACCAATTAGAGGTATGTGTTTAAAAGATTAAGAGAAATATCTCCAAAAAAAACGATCccagttaaaaataaaaagactTAAGCTTTAATAATAATTGTACTGAAATGGTTGAGACCATTTCTTAAATTGGAGAAACTAGATATACGTATATTCTATTTAGACCTACCTTGCTCAGGATGGTCTCAACATGGGGTCTAAGTGGATTTCCACTACGTATTGATACTACAGCTCTTTTCACTTCCtatcaataaaatacaaatcTATGAACTCCTAATTACTGTAAAATTAGCAATATCATACATAAGGCCTAAAGTATTCAATATGTACATACATCCAAAACATCTTCTAAATTTTCTTCGGCTTCGGATTTCTCGGTGCTCAATTTGGATACTTTGAATTGAGTTTTCTCTAATCGCTTTCCTTTTTTTGAGTTCTCCCAACACATTCGTGGAACCTCCACTAATGCATATCCGAGTAGTAAAACAAGGAGACACAGACCCCAAGTGTTACTGGCTGTGATACCAATAACCTTCAATTTTGGTCTACAATAgtgaaacaaattgaaaaacattagattacCTTCACGCAAACGGCATAAGATCTATCAGACAAATAGCTAGAAATAGACCTACCCATCTAAATTCAAATCAGGTCTAGCAGCAACATAAATCAAGCAGATTCcgaatataatcaaataagttcCGTAGTATAtagcattttcaattaaagaaGATTTCAGCTTTCCAGCAACAGTAAAATCTCCAGCACTTGCATATGACTGCATCATAGGCAAAACAATCCTAAAATGTAGAGAAATTTTATTTAGAGAAGAGGCATGCATATGATTTTACCAACTGTCAGGGCCTCAAACTCACCAAGTCAATAACTGTGATGTCCAGTAGACTATTCTCCATAATACTGGCAATATATGAGGCTCTACATAACTCCACGGTTTCTTACATGGCATTGGAATCGTTGTAGACATTCCGGTGTTCTGTGAAACATTCTGGTGATTTGGagtaaatgttgaatttgatGGGTGAGATTTTAAATCAGATGAAGAATTCAAAGAAGGGGCCAATGTTGTTGTAATAGTGACAGGCATTTGGTGTTCCTTAACACACTGATGATAATACGtctaaaataaagaaaatatagaaaaattacaaacattattttcaataatctCTCTCGCAAATAGATTAGACTTACTGATGAGACATCGAGGGGCagtatgaatattatcatgaATGAGAAATACCACGCTATGAATGTGGCTAAAGTAACGATGACATGTTGTTTTCGCCAGTTTCCATATCGATTCAGCAGAAATGCAGCCAAGCTACCGACAAGTAGTATTTCTACCACTAATGGAGCAACACTCATTCTCTCGCTGCAAAAACCCAATAGCTCTGAAAAGATTGAACACAAAGTTTTGTTTTGGTACTTAGCACAGCTGGTAATGATTTGCGATTCAGTCTCTACGTTTTACGAATAATTTGCACCATCAAACAATATTAGACTCATAAATTCGATAGATATTCTAGTTATCATAATCAAACGAAGGAATTACACGTAATTTACCTTTTGCAAATACTATTTtacatcaaattcatttttatacgtCATGTTCGATGTTTGGGTAACACTATTTCTCGTACTGCGGCTTGGACTCACGAGTGTTTGCATGCCAACCGGGTTGTTTTCCAACTTAGAATAATTTAATGGGACAGTAGGTCTATGAAATCAACTTGAAATTAGCCTTTAATGTTTAAAGATGTGGAAAGTCTCTAAAAGAAACGTTGAAATCgtacagaatttagtaagttTTGATTCGATTTGTAGACGTAGTCTTTCTGTCTGGCTAATTAGCGCCATTGGCCGACTGTATCCGCCGCATACACCGTCAACACGCAGTTAAagaactttttaaaaatctattttcagttttatttcCTGACTGTTGTAATATCATGGGGATTCGTACTGTTCGCTGCGTATTACATCAACAAAGATCATCTTGATTATTTAGTGAAAAGTAAATATGGACTTGCATAAATTGAACTGAAAGTTGTCGTGAAAAGTATTTTTCGAAGAAATTTTGTGGACGTATCTGGAATCGAGATTATGGAAGTTATCGATGAAAACACTGCTTTACTGAGTAATTTTGAAGTGCATCAGTTATTAAGTGAGATACAACAAAAATTGAAGGGAGAAAAAAAACCCAATAAAAGTCTACAGAATTTAGCGACAATTTCCTATGAAACGATTAAATATTTAGAAAAGTCGCCTTGTAAAGACCAGGACATCGAATCGCTCGAGCAGTTTATGAAAGCGATTGGACCGTATAATCTTACAAAAGCTGAAAAACTACAGTTGTTTAACCACCGTCCATCGACCGCCGTGGAAATACAGCTTCTAATCGAAGAGAGCGAAGAGCGTCTTTCCGAAAACCAAATCGAAGAACTTTTAGAAATTACCGCTTCAAATACTGGTGAGGAGGAGCAAATGACTGACActgtatatgaaaatgaagatgataatcCTGACAACGAAATGTTAGAATAGTCAATTTGGGAACACTGAATACTTGTGCTCTTTTGAATACTTGAAAAATGGAGGATGATATTTTCTCTGCTCCAGAAAATAACTGGATATTGTATTATGTTTTACTCATGCCATGCACGATTCCTGTCTTAATCGTCGCCATGTTAATAATGTGGATGGGCAAAGAGTTGTTCATAAACAATTGAGATTACAAAATTTTCTCAACTTAATTGTagaatttgattatatttagatAACTAGCCTGCCTGATATCCTTTGTTTCCTTAGACTAGTGCGGGTTGACAAAATCGAGATAATATAATgtgaaaattgtttatttatagAACATTGAGAAATGTCTCCAAGTCATTATATATGAGGAATCATGCATGACTTTGCTTTTTTATTAATAGTGTATTTCTTAAGAATACATGCAAAATAGatattattaaatgatttagcctaaatgaaaaaaatctttGTTAGAAATAAAggcaaaatattttctaataaatcataTGACTTGTGGTACTGATCTAGTTCATTAGAGGATTTGACTCAAGTGGAAGAAGTGCAGGTACTCTTGTGTGTGCTGCATATGTGAATGGCAGCCTTCATTAAAACATATGGACTGGGAGGTCTACGTGGTGAATTACCAAGTTATCATTGGTGACCAACGATTCTTTGGTTAGTGTCAGTGATTTATTTCCCAAAAGTGCAGACGGTGAAAGGCtttggaaataaaattcaattcgcATGATCTTCTGGAATAAGCTTGTTGGGTTTTTTTTGAAACTGTGTCTTCTGATTGTgcataaatgtcaaagaaactGAATTGAACCCCAATCTTTTTCTTCGGAACCGGGAAATTTTGACAGCCCGAGATGTGCATGCAGATAAGATCTAACatcgtatggtgctgccacctgtaaAGGGGCAACGGGAAATAGTTGTGCATAGTTACGCTCTCTTAGCATTgcaattatttcataaatttccTACACATTCCATTTGATAAGGATTTTCAAGCGCAGCTTTACGGAGATGGAAATGGTTCGTATCGTGGTGGTGTTGCTCAAACTTTTTAAACGTGGTTTATTACCATTTTTACGGCTAAATTTCTAATTAAAAGTACAGTGTATGATTGCAAAGCAAGGAatgtgaaaaaattacaacgaaattttattgaatttttgacGTTTAAAATTTGTAGGAAATTTTAGGAAGCAACTTAAACGATACTCGGTTctctattttcagatttaataAAGAGGACATTTATCATTTCACCAGTTCATGTGTCAAGACTACTTTAACAAGAAACACAAAGAGTAATGGAAAATAATTGTTAAAACCGTCAgtcatcaatttcatataCTCTCTCTCGGAAATAGCTTTAAGCTCACCTTTTTGGTGGTGTCTCATTACGAAAAATGAATCCAATCCTGGTGCAAGAAACAGTTCCCTTACCTTCATCGATGGATATCAATCAACAATTGCCACCTCTACAGCAACAGATGCCACAATGGTCACGTGTTGGTGCTCTCGACAAAGCAAGGTACCCGAAACCATTCCTCAAAGACCGCCTTCAGCCATTACCTCCAACAAATGATAACAGCAGTGTTAAAACGCGTGAAAACTCAGCTGATTCCAGTGAAAGATCCATAGAAATCAAAAAAGATCTGAATGCGTCGTCATCAAGGGTACAGCATTTAGAAAGAAGTATCCTATTCCTGAAGCAACAACATTGTGACATATTATCTAGTCTTCACCAAGAAATAGACACTTTAAAAAAAGAGAATAAAGGTTGGTGAAATAAACACCGATTTCTCAATCAAAACCTATGACAGTGTCTCGATTCTCATGATGACAATTTCCTCATTCTTTTTAGAATTACAGTTCCAGTTGGTGATGGTTCAAAAGTTATCCCCACCAGCATCTGCTAAGCAATCATCTCGACATAACAGCGCTAAAGGAAATGCTAAGGAACAGAAACGTAATTTTCAGATTatcttttgaatgaaatttgtgTAAAAACACATGATGTTCTTGCTGCTTTCATAATTACTTTATGATAATAGTCTCCTAATGCTTTTCATTAAAACCAATTTTATTTCACCTAGGATCTAGTGCTGTTAGAAGACTACCTCCTGTAGAGAAAATTTCATCTGGTATGTTGGTCCTATCATGAATTGTCTTCCAAATTAAAACCAAACCATGAAAtgatcaaatgctttgtcaaCATGAAAGATTAAgtgtattttgataatttcgcAGCAGGTAGCAGTAAAAAGAATGTAGAAGTCCGTGCAGTGTATTTAGATGATGAGATCaagcaattgaaatttcaactGAAAGAGGCTCAAAATAAGAATGCCTACCTCAAACAATTACTAGACGAACAAAATAAGAATATAATGTGAGTATAGACCTACTGAAACAATTAACACTTCATAAAGCTTCTACAATCTGTGCTAATAAATATTTCCTGTTATTTTGAAGTTGTATATGCGTTGTGTTTTTAGCAAGGAATCGATTGAAAGAAAGGCGATTGATGGGCCTGTTGGTGAATTCGGAGGGGCAGGTGCTGCATCTGCACCGGATGTCAGTCATATTGACTTAGAAGGAGAAGGTACGGAACACATGGATATCACGACTAATCCAATAACTATTAACAGCATGCACACTGGTTCGCGAAAACCAACTACTGCAGAATACGAAGCCATGATTCGATATTTGCATGGATTGAATCAAAGACAGAATAATGAGGTAAATCAACAATTCAGATCAATCTATTAATCACCTCTGAATAAGAAAGGATGGCTTGTAATTTACTACCAGTGTATTGTTCTATATTACAGTTAATGCAGTTAAAAACAGATTTAAAAGATGTTATATATTCACAAAAGTGGACACCAGATGCTTACCTTCTGGCTAAAGCTTACATAGCTGAAGATGAAGACATAGAATTGGCAGAGAAGAATCATCTACCAAAGGTTCCAATGAAACATGCTACTCGCAAATTGTAAGTTGGgtatatctgaaataaaatgatggtTAATTTCT is a window of Tubulanus polymorphus chromosome 2, tnTubPoly1.2, whole genome shotgun sequence DNA encoding:
- the LOC141899704 gene encoding G-protein coupled receptor-associated protein LMBRD2-like isoform X3 → MSVAPLVVEILLVGSLAAFLLNRYGNWRKQHVIVTLATFIAWYFSFMIIFILPLDVSSTYYHQCVKEHQMPVTITTTLAPSLNSSSDLKSHPSNSTFTPNHQNVSQNTGMSTTIPMPCKKPWSYVEPHILPVLWRIVYWTSQLLTWIVLPMMQSYASAGDFTVAGKLKSSLIENAIYYGTYLIIFGICLIYVAARPDLNLDGPKLKVIGITASNTWGLCLLVLLLGYALVEVPRMCWENSKKGKRLEKTQFKVSKLSTEKSEAEENLEDVLDEVKRAVVSIRSGNPLRPHVETILSKCPESVQQYALKRLSDPEERNNPTETPTVKSLVRLHKRVIRAIRDHHRTQCQWEMLMEQAFRLQDVVANENNADRKFKRNPGNEGIFYRYCYNPTIEWYWRCRIEPWVMKLLSGFLIIVSIMVVWSECTFFCPKPVLSIFANFVYLAKRNYDYFTVEVTCCLTVAYISICAYFTIFKIRVLNYFQLVSRHQTDENSLIFSGMLLCRLTPPMCLNFLGLIHLDSHITKSQDLVETAYTRIMGHMDVIPFIANGFNIYFPIAILLLCLATYFYLGSRVLHFLGFQQFVGDDDMTQDLIDEGREFINREKRRQERKEDRETRRQQWHERFGGDCRDDQESDSDATKQMKRGTPSYNTLNHNSPRHTFTSPKHLSRFEANDRISLLNSEPVDFNDEDDSLFDMTLNSRDGSGRYQSRNLGNGQNRKPPKGIFDDV
- the LOC141899704 gene encoding G-protein coupled receptor-associated protein LMBRD2-like isoform X2, with protein sequence MSVAPLVVEILLVGSLAAFLLNRYGNWRKQHVIVTLATFIAWYFSFMIIFILPLDVSSTYYHQCVKEHQMPVTITTTLAPSLNSSSDLKSHPSNSTFTPNHQNVSQNTGMSTTIPMPCKKPWSYVEPHILPVLWRIVYWTSQLLTWIVLPMMQSYASAGDFTVAGKLKSSLIENAIYYGTYLIIFGICLIYVAARPDLNLDGPKLKVIGITASNTWGLCLLVLLLGYALVEVPRMCWENSKKGKRLEKTQFKVSKLSTEKSEAEENLEDVLDEVKRAVVSIRSGNPLRPHVETILSKCPESVQQYALKRLSDPEERNNPTETPTVKSLVRLHKRVIRAIRDHHRTQCQWEMLMEQAFRLQDVVANENNADRKFKRNPGNEGIFYRYCYNPTIGMLIILHHCLVLNRYRYFNIENGFISEWYWRCRIEPWVMKLLSGFLIIVSIMVVWSECTFFCPKPVLSIFANFVYLAKRNYDYFTVEVTCCLTVAYISICAYFTIFKIRVLNYFQLVSRHQTDENSLIFSGMLLCRLTPPMCLNFLGLIHLDSHITKSQDLVETAYTRIMGHMDVIPFIANGFNIYFPIAILLLCLATYFYLGSRVLHFLGFQQFVGDDDMTQDLIDEGREFINREKRRQERKEDRETRRQQWHERFGGDCRDDQESDSDATKQMKRVNHNSPRHTFTSPKHLSRFEANDRISLLNSEPVDFNDEDDSLFDMTLNSRDGSGRYQSRNLGNGQNRKPPKGIFDDV
- the LOC141899704 gene encoding G-protein coupled receptor-associated protein LMBRD2-like isoform X1 — protein: MSVAPLVVEILLVGSLAAFLLNRYGNWRKQHVIVTLATFIAWYFSFMIIFILPLDVSSTYYHQCVKEHQMPVTITTTLAPSLNSSSDLKSHPSNSTFTPNHQNVSQNTGMSTTIPMPCKKPWSYVEPHILPVLWRIVYWTSQLLTWIVLPMMQSYASAGDFTVAGKLKSSLIENAIYYGTYLIIFGICLIYVAARPDLNLDGPKLKVIGITASNTWGLCLLVLLLGYALVEVPRMCWENSKKGKRLEKTQFKVSKLSTEKSEAEENLEDVLDEVKRAVVSIRSGNPLRPHVETILSKCPESVQQYALKRLSDPEERNNPTETPTVKSLVRLHKRVIRAIRDHHRTQCQWEMLMEQAFRLQDVVANENNADRKFKRNPGNEGIFYRYCYNPTIGMLIILHHCLVLNRYRYFNIENGFISEWYWRCRIEPWVMKLLSGFLIIVSIMVVWSECTFFCPKPVLSIFANFVYLAKRNYDYFTVEVTCCLTVAYISICAYFTIFKIRVLNYFQLVSRHQTDENSLIFSGMLLCRLTPPMCLNFLGLIHLDSHITKSQDLVETAYTRIMGHMDVIPFIANGFNIYFPIAILLLCLATYFYLGSRVLHFLGFQQFVGDDDMTQDLIDEGREFINREKRRQERKEDRETRRQQWHERFGGDCRDDQESDSDATKQMKRGTPSYNTLNHNSPRHTFTSPKHLSRFEANDRISLLNSEPVDFNDEDDSLFDMTLNSRDGSGRYQSRNLGNGQNRKPPKGIFDDV
- the LOC141899705 gene encoding DNA-directed RNA polymerase III subunit RPC9-like is translated as MEVIDENTALLSNFEVHQLLSEIQQKLKGEKKPNKSLQNLATISYETIKYLEKSPCKDQDIESLEQFMKAIGPYNLTKAEKLQLFNHRPSTAVEIQLLIEESEERLSENQIEELLEITASNTGEEEQMTDTVYENEDDNPDNEMLE
- the LOC141899667 gene encoding coiled-coil domain-containing protein 74A-like gives rise to the protein MNPILVQETVPLPSSMDINQQLPPLQQQMPQWSRVGALDKARYPKPFLKDRLQPLPPTNDNSSVKTRENSADSSERSIEIKKDLNASSSRVQHLERSILFLKQQHCDILSSLHQEIDTLKKENKELQFQLVMVQKLSPPASAKQSSRHNSAKGNAKEQKRSSAVRRLPPVEKISSAGSSKKNVEVRAVYLDDEIKQLKFQLKEAQNKNAYLKQLLDEQNKNIIKESIERKAIDGPVGEFGGAGAASAPDVSHIDLEGEGTEHMDITTNPITINSMHTGSRKPTTAEYEAMIRYLHGLNQRQNNELMQLKTDLKDVIYSQKWTPDAYLLAKAYIAEDEDIELAEKNHLPKVPMKHATRKLPNVAYAQRDNASLPALKQTLGNKAAERRKRTQILQKARLKKEIL